From the genome of Oncorhynchus tshawytscha isolate Ot180627B linkage group LG31, Otsh_v2.0, whole genome shotgun sequence, one region includes:
- the LOC112229297 gene encoding protein S100-A1-like: MPDTIMSKEPSSNLENAMQMLIKTFHKYSGKEGDKYTLSRGELRELLTEELGSYLGNARDGEGVEKVMNDLDANSDGEVDFTEFIILMGALTVACNDFFMEYKPEKLVHTPFKKESTIEEIKE; this comes from the exons ATGCCGGACACAAT TATGTCCAAAGAACCCTCTTCCAACCTGGAGAACGCAATGCAGATGCTGATCAAAACCTTCCACAAGTACTCGGGGAAGGAGGGGGACAAGTACACTCTGAGCCgtggagagctgagagagctgtTAACAGAGGAGCTGGGGAGTTACCTAGGG AATGCCCGGGATGGAGAAGGGGTTGAGAAGGTGATGAATGACCTGGACGCCAACAGTGACGGTGAGGTGGACTTCACAGAGTTCATCATCCTCATGGGAGCCCTGACGGTGGCCTGCAACGACTTCTTCATGGAATATAAGCCCGAGAAACTTGTCCACACGCCCTTCAAAAAGGAGTCAACGATAGAGGAGATTAAAGAGTGA
- the LOC112230004 gene encoding eukaryotic peptide chain release factor GTP-binding subunit: protein MRETAVMESAIQTVVGVFLKSAKGKESLGGNDFQKLVKSQLHNIMMDTDSSEAVKKMQQGLDANQDGKVNFEEYMKLVGYLATSLSVQCTAAVDTPAESAAATTETKNAPAPAATEVKEEKAEAEAQPEEAQAEPETATTVEAPAEAVVEAEKVEEVKKVEEPAPAATEEEKTKEAS, encoded by the exons agagagacagcagtcatGGAGTCAGCCATTCAGACGGTAGTGGGTGTCTTCCTGAAATCAGCCAAAGGGAAGGAGAGTTTGGGAGGGAATGACTTCCAGAAGCTGGTGAAGAGCCAGCTCCACAACATCATGATG GACACTGACAGCTCCGAGGCGGTGAAGAAAATGCAACAGGGCCTGGATGCTAACCAGGACGGTAAAGTCAACTTCGAGGAGTACATGAAGCTGGTGGGCTACCTAGCAACCTCCCTGAGCGTGCAATGCACCGCTGCCGTGGACACGCCAGCTGAGAGTGCGGCCGCTACAACAGAGACCAAGAATGCACCAGCACCAGCAGCAACAGAGGTAAAGGAAGAGAAGGCAGAAGCTGAGGCACAGCCAGAGGAGGCACAGGCTGAGCCAGAGACAGCCACAACTGTAGAGGCACCAGCAGAGGCAGTCGTAGAGGCAGAAAaggtggaagaggtgaaaaaggTGGAGGAGCCAGCACCAGCAGCAACCGAGGAGGAGAAGACAAAGGAGGCCTCATAG